A region of Streptomyces paludis DNA encodes the following proteins:
- a CDS encoding Rv1733c family protein, with protein MRTIVGLWRWRHNPLCRRTDLVEAWTALTAALLIVLAAPAVGRLCWSAVDSSLRETVRLQHEERHRTPAEVVALSRERVPVVYDVESPGIRDTGRRVVATWRAPDGGERTGTVATTLRDPRPGDTFTFWTDRSGDEARAPMDAGVARFHALLIGVGSTVLAAALVECARRLAVWRLVQRRYRRLDRAWAKAGPDWGRTGAGS; from the coding sequence GTGCGCACCATCGTGGGACTCTGGCGCTGGCGGCACAACCCCCTGTGCCGCCGCACCGATCTCGTCGAAGCATGGACCGCGCTCACGGCGGCCCTGCTGATCGTGCTGGCCGCGCCGGCGGTGGGCCGGCTCTGCTGGAGCGCCGTCGACTCCTCGCTGCGCGAGACCGTACGGCTCCAGCACGAGGAGCGGCACCGGACGCCCGCCGAGGTCGTCGCCCTCTCCAGGGAGCGCGTCCCCGTCGTGTACGACGTGGAGTCGCCCGGGATACGGGACACCGGCCGCCGGGTGGTCGCCACCTGGCGCGCGCCGGACGGCGGTGAGCGGACCGGCACGGTCGCCACCACGCTGCGCGATCCGCGCCCCGGCGACACCTTCACCTTCTGGACCGACCGGAGCGGCGACGAGGCCCGGGCCCCGATGGACGCGGGCGTCGCCCGGTTCCACGCGCTGCTCATCGGGGTCGGATCGACGGTGCTGGCCGCCGCGTTGGTGGAGTGCGCCCGGCGGCTGGCCGTATGGCGTCTGGTACAACGGCGGTACCGGCGACTGGACCGGGCGTGGGCGAAGGCCGGTCCCGACTGGGGCCGCACCGGCGCGGGCAGCTGA